GCTGGCACAAGCATCATAAGCTTACGCGGACTTTGTAATTGCTGCACCATATGTGCAAGATCTGGAACCCCTTTTACGGTAGTACCATCTGTCGCCGCCGCTTCCAAAGCAGCAGTTTTGGTTTCGTCTTTATCAAAACCAATAACAGAAAAACCGTGATCAGCTGTGTTAAGCAATAGGTTTCTGCCCATTACTCCCAACCCAATCATTCCAAAATCGAAGAGGTTATTTGACATAAATTAAGATCTGTTGTAACAAGAAGCCGTAAAAATAGGCTTTTTTCATACTGGTTTTACGATTTTGAAGCTTCTTTGGTTCATGAATGGGGAAAACGTTTGTTTTTGATATTGTTAACAGGCCAGAATTTTTGCGTTTGATGTTAAGATTGAAATAAAAATAACAGTTTAAAATATTGATATACAAATGTTTGCAATTTCGTAATTGGACTATACTATTTTCATCAAAAACAGGCCAGTCAAAAATTCAGATTAATTCATTTAAGATGATTATCTGATGGGATTATGTCACCCATTCTGGGTTTAGGCCTCGTTTATTTCCATCCTTCTATAATAATATCATCCCTTCGGGATTGTTGCTTAGATTTTATATGACATTAAATTATCATGTCGCAGAAAGATCTAATACATAAATCATAATGAAATAAAATTTTGAATTCATGAAGCCAATCCCAAAGGGATGACATTATTATAGGAACAAAATGTCAAAATAATACATAACTCCAATGGGGTGACATAACTAATTTCGATGTTTCCTTCTAAAAATCAAATCCACAACGAAACAAAAAAAGCGGAAATCAGGTATTACCCAATTTCCGCTTTTCATAATTATTTCAAACAAAATACTATTTCTCTTTCAGAAATTCTTTTTGTTTCAATATTCTTTCAAAAACCTTGATATCATGTTCCGAAGTGAAAATTGAGAACGGAAGCTGTACAAACTGGCCTCTTGAAATGATTAATATGTAAGATTCTTCATCTTTATATACGTCCTGAATTTGTTCCCATTTCATAATGCTGCCTTCTTTTGCATTCATTTTCATCAAAATCTGACGGTTGTCAATTTCATATGAAAACTTCTCAAACATCGGTTTGTATTGGGCAAGCTGCGTAATTCCCGTAAACTGGACAACCCAGAACAAGATGTAAAGAATAACAGCAACAAAGATTACAACATAGATCCAGTAGTTAGGATAAAGGCCTGTAAGACTTACAACCGCATTGATAAGAAGCAAAGCAACAGGTAGTAACACCCATTTAATCTGCGACTTAAAAAAATGCTTCATGGCAATCGTAATGTATTTCTTCGTTGGCAACGCATACCTTTTTGTGCGAACCGCTGCCGGATTCGTTGGCATTTGATAAACAGGCTGGTGTTTGTTCACCGATACTTTGGCCATAATTCCTTTAAAAATTAATCAATTTCTTTATTTACAAAAGATTGCCGAACGCCGTGACGATTTGGCAACCACTAAATGAATTACAAAGTTAGAAAAAAGCAGTCGACTTATCAGAAAGCGGACGAAATAAATAGCTTGAAGAGCTTTTAGGTCTTAGCAATTAGCTTTTGGCTGTGGCAAGAAGTAATAAAAAGCAAAAGTTTCTCATCCGATATTTGAAAAATTTACGTTCTTTAAGATATCGAATTCCTAAGAGCCCAAAATCTGACAGCCGATTGCCGAAAGCCGACTGCTAAATAAACATTCAATCATAAATGAGTTTTCTTTTTCCGTCATTCTTGTGGGGTTTACTGGCCATATCGGTTCCGATAGCCATTCATATATTCAATTTCCGTCGTACCAAACGTGTTTATTTTACCAATGTCGCTTTCTTAAAAGCGGTGGAAACACAAACGCGTTCGATCCGGAAAATAAAACACTGGCTTATTTTGGCAGCGCGTACACTGGCGATTATTTGTTTGGTATTTGCATTCGCACAGCCGTTTTTTCCGGGTAAAAATGACGCTTCGGTTGATAGAAAAGGGATTACCAGTTTGTATCTGGACAATTCATTCAGCATGCAAAATGAATCAAATAATAAACGCTATCTTGATATTGCGACGACAAAACTGAATGATCTGCTGGGATTATTTAAAAATGCATCATCATTACAACTCGTTACAAACGATTTTTCTTCTCAGGAACAGGGACTTTATCCGGCTGATAAAATCCGTGACCGGTTTACAACAATCGGACTTTCTCATACGCCTCGTACTTTGGAACAGGTTTACAAGCGTCAGGAAAATCTTGTAACAAAACATCAAAGTGCAGGAAAAAACCAATTTTTCTGGTTTTCCGATTTCCAGAAAAGTACTTCCGGGGATTTGTCAAAATTAAAAACAGACACCATTAACCGGCTTTTTCTGGTACCTGTTCAGGCCGTTGCCGAGAAAAATGTTTTTGTAGATTCTGTGTGGCTGAACACGCCATTTATCCGTGAATTGCAGAACAATATCCTTTTTGTAAAAGTGAGTAATTCTGGTAGCGAAGCGGCTAAAAAAATTGTTTTGAAATTAAGTCTGGATAATACGCAGTCTTCTACGGCGTCGGTGGATGTTCCCGCAAACGGAAGTGCGATTGCTAAATTTAATTTTAACCTGAAAGGAAAAGGCTACAAAAAAGGAAGAATCACGTTCGACGATTTTCCAGTCACTTTCGACAATGATTATTATTTTGTTTTAAACGCCTCGCCGCTCATTCGCATACTTCATATATACGGACAAAAGCAGGATGGCAATTATATTGACAATGTATATGCCAACGACAGTTTGTTTGCATTACAAAGTTATTCATCCCAAAATGTTGATCCGGGTCTGATTAAAAATTCTGATATGGTCGTATTGGAAGGCGTTGAACAACCAGCTGGTACTTTGGCGCAGGAAATTCAGGATTTTGTTCGAAAAGGTGGAAGTCTGACCGTTATTCCACCTTCCCAACCGAATGCCACAAGTTATACTTCACTGCTGCAAAGTTTTGGTATTAATGGCTTGACTTCTGAAAAAAGTACATCCCGTGATTTAATAGCCATAGCCGCGCCAGATCGTAATAACCCATTTTTCAGTGATGTTTTTGAAGAATCGATCCGGCAGGAAATAAATTTAAATCTGCCCTCTGCATCGCCGACATGGAACTGGACCAACGCCGGACAATCACTTTTATCTTTACGAAGTGGCCAACCTTATCTTAACCAGATTTCGGGTGGAAAAGGAAAAATATATTTGTTTTCAGCACCTTTAAATCCGGAATTCGGATCGATGGCGCAACATGCGATTTTTGTTCCGATCATGTACAAAATGGCAGCGCTAAGTGTAAGAGCACAGCGCACAGCTTTTACATTTGATGAAAATCCGATTGCACTAACCGTTACGAATGAAAGCCAGAATACGGTTTACAAATTGAGAAGAAATAAAACAGAATTGATTCCTTCCCAAAAAATCGTCGGCAACCAGCTATTATTTGAAATTCCGCAGGGTGACCAACTTGGTAATGGATTGGATGCCGGATATTTTGAATTGATAAAGGATAATAAAGTTGAGCAGCTCATTGCTTTAAATCATAGTAATGCTGAATCGAAACTGGATTATTATTCACCAGCCGAGCTGAGGAATATCTTTTCCGGGCAAACAAATATTCAGGTTTTTGACAAAATCGATGATGATGCATTTGCCAAAGAATTTCAGCAGCAGAACTTTGGAACGAGTCTTTGGAAATACTTTTTATACGCCGCGCTTTTCTTTTTGTTAGTCGAAATCGGCTTAATCAGGTTTATGAAATGATTTAATATAAGCTATGTAGCTAATCCAATCGCGATTATTGGTGGAAACAGTTTTAAGTTCGCAGTTTTTCCACCAATTTTGCACAAATACAATCGAACTACTAAATGCTTTCATCCCGAATAGGTATTCTTGGCGGTGGTCAATTAGGACTTATGCTTTTGCAGGCCGCCATAGACTGGAACCTTGATATTCACATTTTAGATCCTGATGCAGAAGCGCCCTGCCGCAAAATTGCTCCAAAATTCACCCAAGGTTCTTTACAGGATTATGATACTGTTTACCAGTTTGGTAAGGGTCTTGACGTGATCACCATTGAAATTGAAAAGGTAAATGTTGAAGCGCTGGAAGCTTTGGAAAAAGAAGGAAAGAAAATCTATCCACAGCCTTCGGTAATCAGAAAGATCCAGGATAAAAGAATCCAGAAACAATTTTACCTTGAAAAAGGTCTTCCAACAGCAGAGTTCGTCTTAACCGAAAACCGTGAGGACGTAAGAAATTTTGTAGATTTTCTTCCTGCTTTTCATAAACTTGGACGCGACGGATATGATGGTCGCGGCGTGCAGCGTGTTACATCCGAAGCTGATATTGAAAAAGCTTTTGACCAACCGGGATTATTGGAAAAGGCAGTTCCTTTTGAAAAGGAACTAGCTGTTATCGTTGCCAGAAATCCATCCGGAGAAATCAAATGTTTCCCAACGGTTGAAATGGTTTTTCATCCAGAATTAAATCTGGTTGAATATCTTTTTGCACCTGCTGAAATCAGTAAAGGAACTGATCAGAAAGCACAGGAAATTGCTACAAAAACGGCTGAATCTTTTGGGATTGTGGGTTTACTGGCGGTTGAATTATTTCTGACTGGCGATGGAGAAGTACTGATTAATGAAGTAGCTCCTCGTCCGCATAATAGCGGTCATCATACCATAAGAGCGAACGCAACGTCACAATACGAGCAGCATTGGCGGGCAATTCTGGATTTGCCCTTGGGAAGTACAGAAATTTATGCGCCTTCTGCGATGGTGAATTTATTAGGTGAAGATGGTTTTGAAGGACCAGCAGTATATGAAGGAATGGAAAAACTTCTGGCTACGGACCAGGTTTTTCCTTTTTTATATTGGAAAGCAATCACAAAACCTTTCCGGAAAATGGGCCATATCACGATAATGGATCACGATCTGGCTTCATTGAAAGCAAAGGTTGATTTTGTGAAAAAGAATATCAGAGTAATAAGCGGTTCAAAATCTGAAAAATAACGATTACCATTTTTGAAATTTGGTATTGATAAAACATAGTATTAAATGGTAGGAATAATCATGGGAAGCCTGTCTGACCGCAAGGTAATGCAGGAAGCAGCGGACGCACTAAACGAGCTTGGAATATCGTTTGAAATGGAAATTGTATCTGCGCACCGCACACCGGAAAGAATGCTGGAATATGCGTCCAGTGCTCGCAAGCGTGGATTACAGGTAATTATTGCAGGGGCAGGCGGAGCAGCACATTTACCGGGAATGGTGGCGTCTTTGACTTCTTTGCCTGTTATCGGAGTACCGGTTTTGTCGAGTAATTCTATTGATGGCTGGGATTCTGTTTTGTCAATTTTACAAATGCCATCGGGGGTTCCGGTTGCTACGGTTGCTTTGAATGGTGCCAGAAATGCAGGAATTCTTGCGGCACAAATTATCGGAGCAAGTGATGTTGAGGTTGCTAACAGACTGGATATCTTCAAAGAAGGATTAAAAGACAAAGTGGCGACGATGAATAAGGAATTAAAAAATGAAATTGCAAAGTAACGTTGGTTTATTATTTTCGTATCAAGTAAAGTCACCAGTAATCGAATCATCACTAAAATATGGAAGACGAAAGCCCCAAAAAACGAAACATACGCCCTGCTGAAAAATCCAACCTACCGATTATTACCTTGTTTGTGTTGGTATTGTTGGTTTTGGCAATGCTTTATGTAGGCTATGAATATGTTTCTGATGATTCTACAAATTCGGAAGAACTGACTTCAACAATCAGGGATACCACTGAGGATAAAATAGTTACCGAAGAACCAGTTGCGGAAGAAGCTGAGTCCGAAGATCCGGTAATCAAAGAAAAACCAAAAACTACGGAAAAGGAAAAAGAGAAAACGCCGGAAAAAGAAAAAGAGAAAAAAGAAGAACCAAAGAAAACGGAGGATGCCAAGGTTGTCGCTTCACGAATTGGCGGACGGGAAATAAGCCGTACTGTGAAAGGTGGTGAGACTTTCTCTTCTATCGCAAGTCGCTATAATCTGACAACGGAAACTTTGAAATCTTTAAATCCGTCTATAACAGAATTAAAGTCCGGGGATAAAATCAAAATTCGTGTAAAAGCGGTTCATACCGTTGGACCTGGGGATATTTTGAAAGTTGTTTCAGGAAAATATGATGTAAGTAAGGAAGCTATTATGAAGGCTAACGGAAAAACGAAAGATATTGCCAGCCGCGGTGAAGAACTTGTGATTCCTTTTCCTACCAAGAGATAAATCGTAAGATGAAGCGTTTGTAAAGCGAAAATAATTTGTTTGATTCGCGTTACAAACGCTAAACCATAGCCGCCCCGATTGCAAATCGGGGCGAGCCGCGTAGGCCGAGCATTTTAGAAACTTCCCGGGCCTCCACCTGGTCTTCCTCCACCAGGAAATCCACCACCCATTCCATCAAAATCACGACGTCTTTCAGAATTATTGTTGGTTGGCATCTTACCAAAATTTCTCAACGTATATGTGAAAGTAAGCATCGCATATTGAGTTAATACTCTGCTTGTAACGTCTTGCACATAAGTTTCTGTAACGTTACGGGTAATGCTGTTGTTTTGTTTCAAAATATCAAATACAGTCAGTTTTAATTCTCCTGCATTATTTTTCAGGAATTTCTTACCAAAACTGGCATTCCATAAAGTAAAGTTCTGGTTATATCCGGCACCCAAACCTCGGTACGACTGATTATTAATATCGCTTTGTAAAAGAAATCCTTTTCCAAAAATCCAGTTAACGCGACCGGTAATACTTGAAGTGAAATAGTTATTGTTAAGCGTTGGCTGAATTGAATTACGAACCACGTTATAGTTACCTGAATACGAAGCTGTGAAATCCAGTTTCTCACTAATGTTACTACTCAAAACTAATCCCTGACTATATGCATAGGTATTTGAGAAATTGGAAATATTGTTGATCATACCCGGAGCACGTACGTAATTGAATCCGGAAGTAAGATTTACATTCAGTTTAATTTTAGAAATCGGTTTTCCGTAAGCGATTAATGTTCTGGCGTTCCAGCTTCCGTCCATGTTAATAGGTGCAGTCAGTTTCGCTCCTTGCTCCAAAACAATCCCACTTGGTAAAGTAGTAGGCTGCTGGGCAATAAAGGTTGAATTTACAATCGCATTATTTGTTTGTGTTACAAAAATCATTGCGTTCAAATTATATGGATGATTTGCTCCCGCAATCGAATAGCGCATATTTAAAGTATTACGATATTCCTGTTTCAAATTCGGATTACCAGCCGTTAAAGAAAGCGGATTGCTATTGTCTACCACATTTTGCAATTGGGAAATGGATGGCTGATTTGTTGAACTACGGAAAAATGTACGGAATTGAGTTCCCGATTTTGACCGGTAAGTAAGCATTAAATTGGGCAGAAAATTGGTAAAAGTGTGATCCACTTTTTCATTAATCGGCGACAATTGTTTGCTATATAATCCGGTATTTTGAAAATCAACACCTACGTTTCCAGACCAGTTATTTTTTCTGTACCGATAGCCAATTCCCGCACGGTTCGTTGTGTAGCGGTTATCAAAACTGTTTGATAACAACGAGTCAAGCTGGGTGTAAGAACTTCCATCAGGCAAAACATTATTATAAGTTTCTTTGTCTGAATTGCTGTTACTTACTGTGAGACCATAATTAAACTGCAATTGACCAGTGCTGCTGATTGGTTCGGTATAAACTAAATTTCCACCCAAACTCAATGCATTTGAAGAGGTATAATTCTTCTGATCAATCGTATCACCAGGCATTTCCAAATTGGTAAAGTACTGGTTTTTAGAATACAATTGTCCGTTTCCGCTTTTATCGTTTATCTGTGTATTCAAATTAAACGAAAGTGTTCTGCCTTTTTTATCAAATGCGTGACGGAACAATAGATCATTTGTGAAATTGTATCCATGATTTTTATTTGATTGGTCCGTTGCCGTACTGTTGACCGCAGTACCATCACCCAGTGTGGTAAATCCATCTTTTACAATTCCCGACTGGTTGTTCTGAAAACTTAACCGGGGCGTAAAAATCAACATGTTCTTTTTATCAATCGTATACTCAACTCTGAAATTCAGACGATGATTGATGTTGGTCGAACCTGACGTGTTTGATTCTTTATAAAGCTGTTTACCGTAATAATCCTGGTTGGTATTCTGGAAGTTGTTATTGCTTGTACGGTTGAAAAAATAACTTCCCGTTACATCTACTTTGTTACCAAACTTGTTGGAATAGTTTAATCCAAATGAATTGGTACCCGTTAATCCGCTCTGATTTCCCACAAGAAAATTGCTCGAAGCACCGCCAGCTCCACCAGCCCCTCCTCTTCCTCCACCACCGCCGCCACCGCCACCGCCGGAAACACCAAGTAAATCCTGGTTTGAGAAGTTTTGAACGTTAATGTTATTGGTAAGACCAATGACTGAAATTCTTTGGTTTTTGTTAAAAAAGCTCATATTTCCACCTGCCTGGTAGCGATCATCTGTGCCATATCCGGCATAAACTTTTCCAAACTGTCCAACTCTGCGATTTGCTTTTGTAACGATATTGATGGTTTTCTGGCCAGTTCCATCATCAAAGCCGGTAAATGCTGACTGATCACTTAATTTGTCAAAAACTTCAATTTTATCAACAATTTCCGCCGGTAGTGATTTTAAAGTCAGTGCCGCATCATCACCGAAAAATGGTTTCCCATCAACTAAAACCTTATTTACAGTTTCACCATGCGCTGTGACCGTTCCGTTTGTGACCGTTATACCAGGCATTTTCTGAATTAAATCTTCCGTTGTAGCGTCTGGATTTGTTTTATATGCAGCGGCGTTGAATTGGGTGGTATCACCTTTTTGTTCCGCTGCCGCAACCTGGCCCACTACCTTTACTTCTTTCAGGTTTGATACTGCTTCGGAAAGCAAAAATGTTCCTGCATTTTGAATGTCATCCGACATTGTGATTACTCTCTCAGCATCCTTGTAGCTCAGGTAAGAAATTTTTACACGATAGGATTCTTTGTTAAGTCCGGTCACAAGAAATTTCCCATTTACATCCGTAGTAACATATTCCGGCTTTGCATCCGGTACATTGCGACTCACAGCCACATATGCCCCAACAACCGGCGAACGGCTGGTACTGTCGAGCACTGTTCCTGTAATCTGAGCAGTTTGTGCATGAACAAAGCCTGGCAGTGCCATGCAAAGTATCAATAATACGGAAGCAAATATAGTTTTCATGATTTCTAGTAAAGGTTTCGGAAGGTTAGAGCCCGATTCATTTAAAAAGTTTAACCGTCAGAAGGACAAACCCAAATCAATCTGCAAAAAGGTGATTCCAACCGATGATCTGGCTGATTTTATAGACGGAATTGAAAAGCATAACTGCACAATCTTAACAATCGGGTTGCCGAAGAACATTATTTTAGAAAAATCGTTATATTAGATTAAAAAATATCCATCATGCAAGTAACATACACACTTCCTGCCGATTCCTTAAACGAAAACTTCCTTGAACAGGTAAAGGACAGTTTTGCCGGTAAAAAGGTTAACATTATTATTGAAGATGTTAATGAAACCGTATCTTCTGATCAATCCGAACTTTTCAAAAAAATGGAAATCTTGCGCAAAAGGATCGGACAAATCAAGGTTGATCCGGACTTGGATTTATCTTCATTAGCAAATGAAGTTAATTTGTAAGGTATGGTTTATTTTGACACGGATGTTATTATCCATTATCTTGTTGAACAGGATAAGAGTAAACATCATCATGCAATTAAATTGATTGAGGATGCCTCAAAAGCAGGTTTGTTCTTTTGTTCATTATTGTGTTTACAAGAATCTGCTTTTGTTCTGTCAAAATTGAAAGTTCCTGATGATGATATCGAAGGAATGATGATGGAACTTATAAATTTTCAAACTGTCAATTACACCGAAACCCATTATAAACGAGCAATCAAGCTTGCTAGAAAAATAGGGTTTCAAAATATTAACGACTGTCTTCATACCGCATTGGCTGAAAGTTATTGTGATGAGCTTTACACTTATAACTTATCAGATTTTAAAAAAATTAAAAACTTCACGACACTAAAAGTTACAATATTTTAGTCATTCCTAAAATGACATGTATTGATATCTTCACTTACTCACATCTCACATTATCTGTTTTCGAACAAACGAAGTTGCAAAAAAAGACTTTCCGCCTTTAATCATCAATCGGAGTGACAAAAATTGACCGTCCAAAAATGGAAGACTTTCCTTCCTTATATTCCTGTTTTTTCAATCTAATCCTTAAGAATGATTTAAGCGAAGCTTAGAATAAACAAGACATGGTCGCGCTTATCAATTCGATTCCTTTTGAAGCAGAGGAATTTAGATTGCAGTGAAGACTTTAATGCAGCAGGCCGGAATTTAAAGGATATATCCGAAGAACTTATCAGTGTAAGAAACGCAACGATTACCCTTTTCAGACACATGACAAATGAAATGCTGAATTTTAAGTTTCCTAATCAAAAAAGGAATACGCCGCACGAAGTTTAGGCTGGATGACTGTTGGACTTAACATGCAACCTTGTGCGGGAAAAATATCTGTTTTAAAGTGTACATTCCTCACAATTCACTGGAATTGTCTTACAATTTTACCCATTGAAATGTAAGGAATGTACAAATTGATATCTTATTTCAACCAGTCTTTCAATAATTCTTCATAATTATCCAGAAACCTGCGATACGCCTTTTGCAGTTGCGGCAAAGCTTCTGCCAGCGTACTGGTATCATCTGATTTTAATCGCCATTCGGCATCTTTGGCTATTTCAGCAACCTGGGAAACGCCAACAGTTCCGGCACTTCCTTTCAAAGTATGAAGATTACTTTTAACCGTCGGAATATCTCCGGTAGCAAAAGCGGTTACTGCCCCCTCAACCAGTTCGTCAGATTCCATGACAAAATCTTCAAAAACTGAGAAAACAAGATCCGCTCCTCCTATGCCTTTTAGCTGATCTATGATTTCTTTATCCAGAATTGGTAATGAGACTTGCTGAGCAATTTCCTTTTGTTTGGTTACCAGTTTCCGGCCCTCCACGTTACCCAATAATTCTTTTACTTTCCAAATCAGATGCTGGGCACGAATTGGTTTTGCAATGTAATCGTCCATTCCCTGGCTCATGAATCTATCGCGGTCTTCCTTCATCGAATAGGCCGTCATGGCAACAATCGGGGAAGTTAGTTTTGGAAAACGCTTTTTTAATTCCTGCGTTGTTTCAACGCCGTCCATATCAGGCATTTGAATATCCATAAAGATGATGTCATAACTTTCACCGGAAAGTGTCAGTTTGTTTTCAACCTTTTCAATCGCCTGGAAACCGCTTTCCGCCAGATCAACAATACAACCAGATTTTTTCAAAATCTCATTGGCAACTTTCCGGTTTACGGCATTATCATCAACCAACAAAATGACCGGATGGAAATCTGAGAAAACATTTTCAATAGGCACTTCTTCCATCTGCGCCCCAGAACTTACCTGAGCAATGGAAGTGCTTTTTGTTTCAAAAGTAAACCAAAAAGTACTGCCCTCGCCTACCGTAGATTCCACACCGATTTCTCCATTCATCAGCTCACAAAGCTGTTTTGAAATGGCCAAACCAAGGCCTGTTCCACCAAAAGATTTACGGGAAGAATTGTCAAGCTGCGTAAATGAGGTAAAGAGAATCTGTTTATCAATGGCGCTGATACCAATTCCGGAATCCTGAACCTCAACTTTTATTTTATAAATCTTGCCTTCATTTTTTACCAGAGAAAGAAAGATTTTGACAGCTCCTTTTTCTGTGAATTTTATGGCATTTGAGGTAAGATTGGATAAAATCTGCAAAAGTCTTGTCTGGTCCGCAATGATGAATTGAGGAAGATTTTCGGCGATATGATACGTTAATTCGTCTCCTTTATTCTTCGCTGTTTGTCCAAATAATGACACCAGTTTCACCATCAATTCTTCCAAGGCAATCGGTGTTTCATGCAGCACCATTTTACCCGCCTCAATTTTTGACAGATCGAGAATGTCATTCAGAATGTCCAGCAAAGTTTCGGAAGAACGTTTAATTGTCATCACATAGTCTCTCTGCTCCGGATTAAGCTGTGATTCGCCAAGCAAATCAATCATCCCGATTACGCCATTCATCGGTGTCCGGATTTCATGGCTCATGTTGGCCAGGAAGCCTTCTTTTACTTTTAATGAATGCTCTGCATGTTCTTTTGCTTTTAACAATTCAAGCTCGTTACGTTTCAATTCCGTGATATCTCTCGCCAAAACTGCCACCTCAATTGCTTTACCTTTATCGTTGGTAAACATCAGCATATTCACCATAAACTGGCGTTCAGTTCCGTCTTTCCGGTTTATGCTGATTTCAAAATTTCGCAGACTTTTTGTTTTTCGAAGCCGGATCAGTGCTGAATGGATTTTCTTCCGATCCTTAAAGAATTCAGTAATTTCATGTCCGATTACTTCATCAGGCGTATAACCCATTCGTTTGAAAACAGACTGACTGATCATCGAAATTCGTCCCTGACGATCAATACGACAATAAATATCCTGCAAGTTTTCAAAAATCCCACGGAACAATTCTTCGCTATGACGCAGTGATAATTCCGCTTCTTTACGTCTGGTAATATCACGTGCTATACCAGAAACTTCTTCAATGACACCATTGGAATACTGTATCGGGTTCAGATAAAATTCCAGCCACATTTCCCCGCCATTTGTCCGGTCGATTTTAAATTCGAAATATTGTGGTTCCCCGCGTAGTGCCTGACGATATTTTGTTTCCAGCGCTCTTCTGTTTTTCTGACCAACAATCCGCCAGCCAAATTTTTCAGCATTAATATTCAACGAAGGACGCACGCCAACCTGGCCTTCAACCAGATCCGCATAATTCAAATTGAAGGAGGTCAGCTGTAAACTTTTATTAACCGACCAGATTAAATGTGAACTACTATCAAAAATGGCATTTAATCTCGCCGCA
The nucleotide sequence above comes from Dyadobacter subterraneus. Encoded proteins:
- a CDS encoding outer membrane beta-barrel protein, which gives rise to MKTIFASVLLILCMALPGFVHAQTAQITGTVLDSTSRSPVVGAYVAVSRNVPDAKPEYVTTDVNGKFLVTGLNKESYRVKISYLSYKDAERVITMSDDIQNAGTFLLSEAVSNLKEVKVVGQVAAAEQKGDTTQFNAAAYKTNPDATTEDLIQKMPGITVTNGTVTAHGETVNKVLVDGKPFFGDDAALTLKSLPAEIVDKIEVFDKLSDQSAFTGFDDGTGQKTINIVTKANRRVGQFGKVYAGYGTDDRYQAGGNMSFFNKNQRISVIGLTNNINVQNFSNQDLLGVSGGGGGGGGGGRGGAGGAGGASSNFLVGNQSGLTGTNSFGLNYSNKFGNKVDVTGSYFFNRTSNNNFQNTNQDYYGKQLYKESNTSGSTNINHRLNFRVEYTIDKKNMLIFTPRLSFQNNQSGIVKDGFTTLGDGTAVNSTATDQSNKNHGYNFTNDLLFRHAFDKKGRTLSFNLNTQINDKSGNGQLYSKNQYFTNLEMPGDTIDQKNYTSSNALSLGGNLVYTEPISSTGQLQFNYGLTVSNSNSDKETYNNVLPDGSSYTQLDSLLSNSFDNRYTTNRAGIGYRYRKNNWSGNVGVDFQNTGLYSKQLSPINEKVDHTFTNFLPNLMLTYRSKSGTQFRTFFRSSTNQPSISQLQNVVDNSNPLSLTAGNPNLKQEYRNTLNMRYSIAGANHPYNLNAMIFVTQTNNAIVNSTFIAQQPTTLPSGIVLEQGAKLTAPINMDGSWNARTLIAYGKPISKIKLNVNLTSGFNYVRAPGMINNISNFSNTYAYSQGLVLSSNISEKLDFTASYSGNYNVVRNSIQPTLNNNYFTSSITGRVNWIFGKGFLLQSDINNQSYRGLGAGYNQNFTLWNASFGKKFLKNNAGELKLTVFDILKQNNSITRNVTETYVQDVTSRVLTQYAMLTFTYTLRNFGKMPTNNNSERRRDFDGMGGGFPGGGRPGGGPGSF
- a CDS encoding LysM peptidoglycan-binding domain-containing protein; this translates as MEDESPKKRNIRPAEKSNLPIITLFVLVLLVLAMLYVGYEYVSDDSTNSEELTSTIRDTTEDKIVTEEPVAEEAESEDPVIKEKPKTTEKEKEKTPEKEKEKKEEPKKTEDAKVVASRIGGREISRTVKGGETFSSIASRYNLTTETLKSLNPSITELKSGDKIKIRVKAVHTVGPGDILKVVSGKYDVSKEAIMKANGKTKDIASRGEELVIPFPTKR
- the purE gene encoding 5-(carboxyamino)imidazole ribonucleotide mutase encodes the protein MVGIIMGSLSDRKVMQEAADALNELGISFEMEIVSAHRTPERMLEYASSARKRGLQVIIAGAGGAAHLPGMVASLTSLPVIGVPVLSSNSIDGWDSVLSILQMPSGVPVATVALNGARNAGILAAQIIGASDVEVANRLDIFKEGLKDKVATMNKELKNEIAK
- the purK gene encoding 5-(carboxyamino)imidazole ribonucleotide synthase, coding for MLSSRIGILGGGQLGLMLLQAAIDWNLDIHILDPDAEAPCRKIAPKFTQGSLQDYDTVYQFGKGLDVITIEIEKVNVEALEALEKEGKKIYPQPSVIRKIQDKRIQKQFYLEKGLPTAEFVLTENREDVRNFVDFLPAFHKLGRDGYDGRGVQRVTSEADIEKAFDQPGLLEKAVPFEKELAVIVARNPSGEIKCFPTVEMVFHPELNLVEYLFAPAEISKGTDQKAQEIATKTAESFGIVGLLAVELFLTGDGEVLINEVAPRPHNSGHHTIRANATSQYEQHWRAILDLPLGSTEIYAPSAMVNLLGEDGFEGPAVYEGMEKLLATDQVFPFLYWKAITKPFRKMGHITIMDHDLASLKAKVDFVKKNIRVISGSKSEK
- a CDS encoding BatA domain-containing protein is translated as MSFLFPSFLWGLLAISVPIAIHIFNFRRTKRVYFTNVAFLKAVETQTRSIRKIKHWLILAARTLAIICLVFAFAQPFFPGKNDASVDRKGITSLYLDNSFSMQNESNNKRYLDIATTKLNDLLGLFKNASSLQLVTNDFSSQEQGLYPADKIRDRFTTIGLSHTPRTLEQVYKRQENLVTKHQSAGKNQFFWFSDFQKSTSGDLSKLKTDTINRLFLVPVQAVAEKNVFVDSVWLNTPFIRELQNNILFVKVSNSGSEAAKKIVLKLSLDNTQSSTASVDVPANGSAIAKFNFNLKGKGYKKGRITFDDFPVTFDNDYYFVLNASPLIRILHIYGQKQDGNYIDNVYANDSLFALQSYSSQNVDPGLIKNSDMVVLEGVEQPAGTLAQEIQDFVRKGGSLTVIPPSQPNATSYTSLLQSFGINGLTSEKSTSRDLIAIAAPDRNNPFFSDVFEESIRQEINLNLPSASPTWNWTNAGQSLLSLRSGQPYLNQISGGKGKIYLFSAPLNPEFGSMAQHAIFVPIMYKMAALSVRAQRTAFTFDENPIALTVTNESQNTVYKLRRNKTELIPSQKIVGNQLLFEIPQGDQLGNGLDAGYFELIKDNKVEQLIALNHSNAESKLDYYSPAELRNIFSGQTNIQVFDKIDDDAFAKEFQQQNFGTSLWKYFLYAALFFLLVEIGLIRFMK
- a CDS encoding YcxB family protein gives rise to the protein MAKVSVNKHQPVYQMPTNPAAVRTKRYALPTKKYITIAMKHFFKSQIKWVLLPVALLLINAVVSLTGLYPNYWIYVVIFVAVILYILFWVVQFTGITQLAQYKPMFEKFSYEIDNRQILMKMNAKEGSIMKWEQIQDVYKDEESYILIISRGQFVQLPFSIFTSEHDIKVFERILKQKEFLKEK